In a genomic window of Myotis daubentonii chromosome 18, mMyoDau2.1, whole genome shotgun sequence:
- the HAO2 gene encoding 2-Hydroxyacid oxidase 2 isoform X1 produces MSVVCLTDFEALARERLSKSTWDYIEGGAGEGFTRDDNIAAFKKIRLRPRYLKDVSQVDTRTTIQGEEISAPICIAPTGFHCLAWPDGETSTARAAQAAGICYITSTYASCTLEDIVAAAPRGLRWFQLYVQPDRQLNKQLVRRVESLGFRALVITVDVPKLGNRRHDIRNQLNLKTNLLLKDLRSPQERNSMPYLQMSPIDSSFCWEDLSWFRTITQLPIILKGILTKEDAELAVKHNVQGIIVSNHGGRQLDDVPASVDALPEVVAAVKGKLEVYLDGGVRTGNDVLKALALGAKCIFLGRPVLWGLACKGEHGVGEVLNILKDEFHTSMALTGKDPLLSHIFCCRSVAEINQDLIQFSRL; encoded by the exons ATGTCCGTGGTGTGTCTGACAGACTTTGAGGCCCTCGCGCGGGAGCGTCTGTCCAAGTCAACTTGGGATTATATCGAAGGAGGAGCTGGTGAAGGCTTCACCCGGGACGACAACATCGCAGCATTTAAAAA AATCCGCCTCCGGCCCCGGTATCTGAAAGATGTGTCGCAGGTGGACACCCGGACCACAATCCAAGGGGAGGAGATCAGTGCCCCCATTTGCATCGCACCCACCGGTTTCCACTGCCTGGCCTGGCCCGATGGAGAGACCAGCACAGCCAGAG CTGCCCAAGCAGCCGGCATCTGCTACATCACCAGCACGTATGCCAGCTGTACCCTGGAAGACATCGTTGCCGCGGCCCCCAGAGGCTTACGGTGGTTCCAGCTCTACGTGCAGCCAGATCGGCAGCTAAACAAACAGCTGGTCCGGAGGGTAGAATCCTTGGGGTTCAGGGCCCTGGTGATCACCGTGGATGTGCCCAAACTTGGCAACAGGCGACATGACATTCGCAACCAACTGAACTTGAAGACAAATTTACTGCTAAAGGATCTTCGGTCACCTCAGGAG AGAAATTCAATGCCATATCTGCAGATGTCTCCCATCGACTCATCCTTCTGCTGGGAAGATCTCTCGTGGTTTCGGACCATAACTCAACTGCCCATCATCCTTAAAGGGATCCTGACAAAAGAGGATGCAGAGTTAGCGGTGAAGCACAATGTGCAGGGCATCATCGTTTCCAACCACGGAGGGAGGCAACTTGATGACGTTCCTGCTTCT GTGGACGCCCTGCCGGAAGTGGTGGCTGCCGTGAAAGGGAAACTGGAGGTGTACCTGGACGGTGGGGTCCGGACAGGCAACGACGTGCTCAAGGCTCTGGCCCTGGGGGCGAAGTGCATCTTCCTGGGGAGACCAGTCCTGTGGGGTCTTGCCTGCAAG ggtgAACATGGTGTTGGGGAagttttgaacattttaaaggATGAGTTCCACACGTCCATGGCCCTAACAG GAAAAGACCCTCTTTTGAGTCATATTTTTT GCTGCCGGTCGGTTGCTGAGATCAATCAGGACCTGATCCAGTTCTCCAGGTTGTAA
- the HAO2 gene encoding 2-Hydroxyacid oxidase 2 isoform X3, with translation MSVVCLTDFEALARERLSKSTWDYIEGGAGEGFTRDDNIAAFKKIRLRPRYLKDVSQVDTRTTIQGEEISAPICIAPTGFHCLAWPDGETSTARAAQAAGICYITSTYASCTLEDIVAAAPRGLRWFQLYVQPDRQLNKQLVRRVESLGFRALVITVDVPKLGNRRHDIRNQLNLKTNLLLKDLRSPQERNSMPYLQMSPIDSSFCWEDLSWFRTITQLPIILKGILTKEDAELAVKHNVQGIIVSNHGGRQLDDVPASVDALPEVVAAVKGKLEVYLDGGVRTGNDVLKALALGAKCIFLGRPVLWGLACKGEHGVGEVLNILKDEFHTSMALTGCRSVAEINQDLIQFSRL, from the exons ATGTCCGTGGTGTGTCTGACAGACTTTGAGGCCCTCGCGCGGGAGCGTCTGTCCAAGTCAACTTGGGATTATATCGAAGGAGGAGCTGGTGAAGGCTTCACCCGGGACGACAACATCGCAGCATTTAAAAA AATCCGCCTCCGGCCCCGGTATCTGAAAGATGTGTCGCAGGTGGACACCCGGACCACAATCCAAGGGGAGGAGATCAGTGCCCCCATTTGCATCGCACCCACCGGTTTCCACTGCCTGGCCTGGCCCGATGGAGAGACCAGCACAGCCAGAG CTGCCCAAGCAGCCGGCATCTGCTACATCACCAGCACGTATGCCAGCTGTACCCTGGAAGACATCGTTGCCGCGGCCCCCAGAGGCTTACGGTGGTTCCAGCTCTACGTGCAGCCAGATCGGCAGCTAAACAAACAGCTGGTCCGGAGGGTAGAATCCTTGGGGTTCAGGGCCCTGGTGATCACCGTGGATGTGCCCAAACTTGGCAACAGGCGACATGACATTCGCAACCAACTGAACTTGAAGACAAATTTACTGCTAAAGGATCTTCGGTCACCTCAGGAG AGAAATTCAATGCCATATCTGCAGATGTCTCCCATCGACTCATCCTTCTGCTGGGAAGATCTCTCGTGGTTTCGGACCATAACTCAACTGCCCATCATCCTTAAAGGGATCCTGACAAAAGAGGATGCAGAGTTAGCGGTGAAGCACAATGTGCAGGGCATCATCGTTTCCAACCACGGAGGGAGGCAACTTGATGACGTTCCTGCTTCT GTGGACGCCCTGCCGGAAGTGGTGGCTGCCGTGAAAGGGAAACTGGAGGTGTACCTGGACGGTGGGGTCCGGACAGGCAACGACGTGCTCAAGGCTCTGGCCCTGGGGGCGAAGTGCATCTTCCTGGGGAGACCAGTCCTGTGGGGTCTTGCCTGCAAG ggtgAACATGGTGTTGGGGAagttttgaacattttaaaggATGAGTTCCACACGTCCATGGCCCTAACAG GCTGCCGGTCGGTTGCTGAGATCAATCAGGACCTGATCCAGTTCTCCAGGTTGTAA
- the HAO2 gene encoding 2-Hydroxyacid oxidase 2 isoform X2 has product MSVVCLTDFEALARERLSKSTWDYIEGGAGEGFTRDDNIAAFKKIRLRPRYLKDVSQVDTRTTIQGEEISAPICIAPTGFHCLAWPDGETSTARAAQAAGICYITSTYASCTLEDIVAAAPRGLRWFQLYVQPDRQLNKQLVRRVESLGFRALVITVDVPKLGNRRHDIRNQLNLKTNLLLKDLRSPQERNSMPYLQMSPIDSSFCWEDLSWFRTITQLPIILKGILTKEDAELAVKHNVQGIIVSNHGGRQLDDVPASVDALPEVVAAVKGKLEVYLDGGVRTGNDVLKALALGAKCIFLGRPVLWGLACKGEHGVGEVLNILKDEFHTSMALTGECLQYYFPAVDNQSLPWHLRAP; this is encoded by the exons ATGTCCGTGGTGTGTCTGACAGACTTTGAGGCCCTCGCGCGGGAGCGTCTGTCCAAGTCAACTTGGGATTATATCGAAGGAGGAGCTGGTGAAGGCTTCACCCGGGACGACAACATCGCAGCATTTAAAAA AATCCGCCTCCGGCCCCGGTATCTGAAAGATGTGTCGCAGGTGGACACCCGGACCACAATCCAAGGGGAGGAGATCAGTGCCCCCATTTGCATCGCACCCACCGGTTTCCACTGCCTGGCCTGGCCCGATGGAGAGACCAGCACAGCCAGAG CTGCCCAAGCAGCCGGCATCTGCTACATCACCAGCACGTATGCCAGCTGTACCCTGGAAGACATCGTTGCCGCGGCCCCCAGAGGCTTACGGTGGTTCCAGCTCTACGTGCAGCCAGATCGGCAGCTAAACAAACAGCTGGTCCGGAGGGTAGAATCCTTGGGGTTCAGGGCCCTGGTGATCACCGTGGATGTGCCCAAACTTGGCAACAGGCGACATGACATTCGCAACCAACTGAACTTGAAGACAAATTTACTGCTAAAGGATCTTCGGTCACCTCAGGAG AGAAATTCAATGCCATATCTGCAGATGTCTCCCATCGACTCATCCTTCTGCTGGGAAGATCTCTCGTGGTTTCGGACCATAACTCAACTGCCCATCATCCTTAAAGGGATCCTGACAAAAGAGGATGCAGAGTTAGCGGTGAAGCACAATGTGCAGGGCATCATCGTTTCCAACCACGGAGGGAGGCAACTTGATGACGTTCCTGCTTCT GTGGACGCCCTGCCGGAAGTGGTGGCTGCCGTGAAAGGGAAACTGGAGGTGTACCTGGACGGTGGGGTCCGGACAGGCAACGACGTGCTCAAGGCTCTGGCCCTGGGGGCGAAGTGCATCTTCCTGGGGAGACCAGTCCTGTGGGGTCTTGCCTGCAAG ggtgAACATGGTGTTGGGGAagttttgaacattttaaaggATGAGTTCCACACGTCCATGGCCCTAACAGGTGAGTGT CTTCAATACTATTTTCCTGCAGTAGATAACCAGAGTCTACCCTGGCATCTCCGTGCTCCATGA